In a genomic window of Carassius gibelio isolate Cgi1373 ecotype wild population from Czech Republic chromosome A3, carGib1.2-hapl.c, whole genome shotgun sequence:
- the LOC127945115 gene encoding forkhead box protein D1-like, producing the protein MTLDTDLMDDLVVDVVGEGGKESGDEHLSTSTLSVSDQVHNKRDKDRVPSSICPSSSSKSTSVKPPYSYIALITMAILQSPKKRLTLSEICDFISHQFVYYREKFPAWQNSIRHNLSLNDCFVKMPREPGNPGKGNYWTLDPNSSDMFENGSFLRRRKRFKRQHFKFGVFKDRALQPSGFPSLCHGACGLGASCAHLPGLDIYPFCLHQPIGVAPVGSILPALSTLFSRNSVTSKSFPQSQTMAIESVTPGLACAMDPTFPYASSALFNPVGFPRVVSFQYEYQKLQDVHSHVDLSTKHRHLASVSD; encoded by the coding sequence ATGACCCTGGACACTGATTTAATGGATGACCTTGTTGTGGACGTGGTTGGAGAAGGAGGCAAGGAGTCTGGAGACGAACATCTTTCGACCTCAACCCTTTCTGTATCCGACCAGGTACATAACAAGCGGGATAAGGACCGCGTCCCATCTTCCATATGTCCCTCAAGCTCGAGCAAAAGCACTTCGGTGAAGCCGCCCTATTCCTACATCGCTTTGATCACCATGGCCATCCTCCAGAGCCCGAAGAAGCGTCTCACCCTCAGCGAGATATGCGACTTCATCAGCCACCAGTTCGTGTACTATCGAGAGAAGTTTCCAGCCTGGCAGAACTCCATCCGGCACAACCTCTCCCTAAACGACTGCTTCGTGAAGATGCCACGCGAGCCCGGTAATCCCGGGAAAGGGAATTACTGGACGCTGGATCCCAATTCATCGGATATGTTTGAGAACGGGAGTTTCTTGAGGAGAAGGAAGCGATTTAAGCGGCAGCATTTCAAGTTTGGTGTGTTTAAAGATCGGGCTCTGCAGCCGAGTGGCTTTCCGAGTCTGTGCCACGGCGCGTGCGGGCTCGGCGCGTCCTGCGCTCATTTACCGGGGCTGGATATCTACCCGTTTTGCTTGCATCAACCCATCGGTGTAGCACCTGTTGGGAGTATTTTACCTGCTCTGTCCACGCTTTTCTCGAGGAACTCTGTCACATCCAAGTCTTTCCCACAGTCCCAAACAATGGCCATCGAGTCGGTCACCCCGGGTCTCGCCTGCGCAATGGACCCGACCTTTCCATACGCGTCCTCAGCATTGTTCAATCCAGTGGGCTTCCCTCGGGTCGTCAGTTTTCAGTACGAGTACCAGAAGCTGCAAGATGTGCACAGCCACGTGGATTTATCCACTAAACACAGACACCTGGCCAGTGTCAGTGACTAG